A window of the Aquarana catesbeiana isolate 2022-GZ linkage group LG05, ASM4218655v1, whole genome shotgun sequence genome harbors these coding sequences:
- the SALL3 gene encoding sal-like protein 3 isoform X3, which translates to MSRRKQAKPQHLKSDEEIGTELLPNNVPGEGPDDGDSGNESRSGSEETNVCEKCCAEFFKWSDFLEHKKTCTKNPLVLIVNDDIAATASEEFPEPSPASSQSDHAESEAADEIVQVENNDICDLKETEKEEEPMEVETPEEKNFPSQEASNNATPLPQITDPASMTNYNMPNTNVTLETLQSTKVAVAQFSQNARCVGGTSAATAATAMAIPMILEQLMALQQQQIHQLQLIEQIRSQVALMNRQSLRPPLTSSVPPQNPPIPAPNQLQSFTTHTTLQLTPVVPPTLPGSVPSNQAPSFENPQHTSQPASGASTPNIPCSVSCTPTESSTSLSINAKATSVTPTPVPNTTTCSSHSQSSSTPPSIGHGSILTSPSSLPSPLLPQSSSNSVIFPNPLASIAATANALDPLSALMKHRKGKPPNVSVFETKSTSEDPFFKHKCRFCAKVFGSDSALQIHLRSHTGERPFKCNICGNRFSTKGNLKVHFQRHKEKYPHIQMNPYPVPEYLDNVPTSSGIPYGMSLPPEKPVTTWLDSKPVLPTIPTSIGLQLPPTIPGVNSYLDSPSITPLNRSPQRPSPTSSECNSLSPNINHPEPCMVTSSESQQSAQTVTTAVTKTEPVVLPPIAARTGEQPVTGQVPSPVTTSIPTLTDTSTSTSLPNPVLPAMSDQFTAKFPFGGLLESMQTSETSKLQQLVENIDKKMTDPNQCVICHRVLSCQSALKMHYRTHTGERPFKCKICGRAFTTKGNLKTHFGVHRSKPPLRVQHSCPICQKKFTNAVVLQQHIRMHMGGQIPNTPLPEGFQDAMDSELSYDEKNLETMSNYDEDFDENSIEDELDLKDIPIDSSKPLMPFSESSPASPPTVISSIAALENQMKMMDSVMTTQQFIGLKNLENGSGEYDRLSNDSSSAAGDLESQSVGSPAMSESSSSMQVLSPAHSHSESIRSKSPRAVNHEEPPELQLKTEKPDSPIPASEIEGALDLTSTNPGRPIIKEEAPFSLLFLSRERGPSQTTTSLVTSTAPAMIKMEVNGHTKPISLGEGSHLPAGIQVPAAPQTAMSPGITPMLAPPPRRTPKQHNCHSCGKTFSSASALQIHERTHTGEKPFGCTICGRAFTTKGNLKVHMGTHMWNNAPARRGRRLSVENPMALLGGDALKFSEMFQKDLAARAMNVDPSFWNQYAAAITNGLAMKNNEISVIQNGGIPQLPVSLGGTAIPPLGNLSSGMDRARTGSSPPLISMDKVGTDSIVNRPFTRFIEENKEIGIN; encoded by the exons atgTCTCGTCGAAAGCAAGCCAAGCCCCAGCATCTGAAATCAGACGAGGAGATCGGGACTGAGCTGCTCCCTAATAACG TACCTGGGGAAGGACCAGATGATGGTGATAGCGGGAATGAAAGTCGAAGTGGAAGCGAAGAGACCAACGTTTGTGAAAAATGTTGTGCTGAATTCTTCAAATGGTCTGACTTTTTAGAGCACAAGAAGACCTGCACTAAAAACCCTCTTGTGTTAATTGTAAATGATGACATAGCAGCAACAGCTTCAGAAGAATTTCCTGAGCCCTCTCCTGCAAGCTCTCAAAGTGATCACGCAgagagtgaggctgcagatgaaatAGTTCAGGTAGAAAATAATGACATTTGTGATTTAAAAGAAACAGAAAAGGAAGAGGAACCTATGGAGGTTGAAACCCCAGAAGAAAAGAACTTTCCAAGTCAAGAAGCCTCAAACAATGCTACTCCTCTACCTCAGATAACCGATCCAGCTTCCATGACTAATTACAATATGCCAAACACTAACGTTACATTAGAGACTCTGCAAAGTACAAAAGTAGCAGTTGCACAGTTTTCACAGAATGCACGGTGTGTAGGTGGCACAAGTGCAGCCACTGCAGCTACAGCTATGGCTATTCCAATGATTCTAGAACAACTAATGGCACTACAACAGCAACAGATTCACCAGCTGCAACTCATTGAACAAATACGCAGTCAGGTGGCACTTATGAATCGTCAGAGCCTGCGTCCTCCATTGACCTCTTCAGTTCCACCACAAAATCCTCCAATTCCAGCACCCAATCAGCTGCAGAGTTTTACCACACATACGACCCTACAGTTAACACCTGTAGTCCCACCCACACTTCCAGGATCAGTACCTAGCAATCAAGCACCATCATTTGAGAACCCACAACAtacatcacagcctgcctctggagcaAGTACCCCAAATATACCATGTTCTGTCTCTTGTACACCTACTGAATCAAGCACATCTTTATCAATTAATGCTAAAGCAACATCTGTAACCCCTACCCCTGTTCCCAATACTACAACTTGCTCATCTCATTCACAAAGCTCCTCAACTCCTCCATCTATTGGACATGGAAGCATCCTAACCTCACCTTCAAGTTTGCCAAGCCCACTTCTACCTCAGAGCTCCTCAAATAGTGTGATTTTCCCCAATCCACTTGCAAGCATAGCTGCAACAGCTAATGCTTTAGACCCCCTTTCTGCTCTCATGAAACATCGTAAGGGAAAGCCACCAAACGTATCAGTATTTGAGACAAAATCAACCTCTGAAGACCCTTTTTTTAAACATAAATGTCGGTTTTGTGCCAAGGTCTTCGGAAGTGATAGTGCTTTACAAATTCACCTGCGCTCTCATACAGGTGAAAGGCCATTTAAATGTAATATATGTGGAAACCGCTTTTCCACAAAAGGAAATTTAAAAGTTCATTTTCAAAGACATAAAGAAAAATATCCCCATATTCAAATGAATCCATACCCTGTTCCAGAATACCTTGACAATGTCCCAACTAGTTCTGGAATACCGTATGGAATGTCTCTTCCTCCTGAAAAACCAGTCACAACATGGTTAGATAGTAAGCCTGTATTACCAACAATACCAACATCAATTGGGTTGCAGCTTCCTCCCACAATCCCAGGTGTTAACAGCTATCTTGATTCACCAAGCATTACTCCACTGAATAGATCACCCCAAAGGCCATCTCCCACTTCTAGTGAATGCAACTCCTTGTCACCAAATATAAATCATCCTGAGCCCTGCATGGTTACATCTTCTGAATCTCAACAGTCAGCTCAGACAGTGACTACTGCTGTTACAAAAACTGAACCCGTTGTTTTACCCCCTATTGCTGCAAGAACAGGTGAGCAGCCTGTTACTGGACAAGTACCCTCTCCTGTCACTACATCTATCCCAACTCTTACAGATACCAGTACTTCTACAAGTCTCCCCAACCCTGTGCTTCCAGCAATGTCTGATCAATTCacagcaaaatttccatttggtgggCTTCTGGAGTCTATGCAAACATCTGAAACATCAAAACTGCAACAGCTAGTAGAGAACATTGATAAAAAGATGACAGACCCAAACCAGTGTGTAATTTGTCACAGAGTCCTTAGCTGTCAGAGTGCTCTTAAGATGCATTACAGAACACATACTGGGGAAAGACCATTTAAATGCAAAATTTGTGGACGTGCGTTTACTACTAAAGGCAATTTAAAAACCCATTTTGGTGTTCATAGGTCAAAGCCACCACTAAGAGTTCAGCATTCATGTCCCATTTGTCAGAAAAAGTTTACGAATGCTGTTGTTTTGCAGCAACATATCCGTATGCATATGGGTGGACAGATTCCAAACACTCCATTACCAGAGGGCTTCCAAGATGCAATGGACTCTGAGCTTTCTTACGATGAAAAGAATCTTGAAACAATGAGCAATTATGATGAGGACTTTGATGAAAATTCTATAGAAGATGAACTAGACCTAAAAGATATACCAATTGATTCATCAAAACCACTAATGCCATTCTCTGAATCATCACCAGCCTCACCCCCCACTGTCATCTCAAGTATTGCTGCTttagaaaatcagatgaaaatgATGGACTCTGTCATGACTACTCAGCAGTTTATTGGtttaaaaaatttagaaaatgggTCTGGTGAATATGATCGTTTAAGCAATGATTCTTCATCAGCAGCGGGGGATCTGGAGAGCCAGAGTGTAGGCAGTCCAGCAATGTCTGAATCCTCTTCATCAATGCAGGTTTTATCACCCGCACATAGTCATAGTGAAAGCATAAGATCAAAGTCTCCACGTGCAGTGAATCATGAAGAGCCTCCAGAATTACAACTTAAAACAGAAAAGCCTGACAGTCCTATACCTGCTTCTGAAATTGAAGGTGCACTGGATCTGACATCTACGAATCCCGGAAGACCAATCATCAAAGAAGAGGCTCCTTTTAGCCTGCTGTTCCTGAGCAGAGAACGTG GTCCCAGCCAAACCACTACTAGCCTGGTCACCAGCACAGCGCCTGCCATGATCAAAATGGAAGTGAATGGTCACACCAAGCCGATCTCACTGGGTGAAGGTTCCCACCTTCCAGCCGGAATCCAGGTTCCTGCTGCACCACAGACAGCGATGAGTCCAGGCATCACTCCTATGCTGGCACCCCCACCACGACGAACGCCCAAGCAGCACAACTGTCACTCCTGTGGGAAGACCTTCTCTTCAGCAAGTGCACTACAGATACATGAACGTACTCATACTGGTGAAAAGCCATTTGGTTGCACAATCTGTGGTAGAGCATTTACCACAAAAGGGAATCTTAAG GTCCATATGGGGACACACATGTGGAATAATGCCCCTGCACGACGTGGCCGTAGACTTTCAGTAGAAAATCCGATGGCTTTGTTAGGTGGAGATGCACTGAAGTTTTCCGAGATGTTTCAAAAGGATTTGGCAGCTCGAGCGATGAATGTTGACCCTAGCTTTTGGAACCAATATGCTGCTGCTATCACAAATGGGCTGGCTATGAAAAACAATGAGATTTCTGTCATACAGAACGGAGGAATTCCCCAGCTCCCAGTCAGCTTGGGTGGAACTGCAATCCCACCATTAGGCAACCTGTCTAGTGGAATGGACCGAGCACGTACTGGCAGCAGCCCTCCTCTCATTAGTATGGACAAAGTGGGCACTGACTCGATTGTAAATCGACCATTCACAAGGTTTATTGAGGAGAACAAGGAAATTGGCATAAACTGA
- the SALL3 gene encoding sal-like protein 3 isoform X1, protein MSRRKQAKPQHLKSDEEIGTELLPNNAVPGEGPDDGDSGNESRSGSEETNVCEKCCAEFFKWSDFLEHKKTCTKNPLVLIVNDDIAATASEEFPEPSPASSQSDHAESEAADEIVQVENNDICDLKETEKEEEPMEVETPEEKNFPSQEASNNATPLPQITDPASMTNYNMPNTNVTLETLQSTKVAVAQFSQNARCVGGTSAATAATAMAIPMILEQLMALQQQQIHQLQLIEQIRSQVALMNRQSLRPPLTSSVPPQNPPIPAPNQLQSFTTHTTLQLTPVVPPTLPGSVPSNQAPSFENPQHTSQPASGASTPNIPCSVSCTPTESSTSLSINAKATSVTPTPVPNTTTCSSHSQSSSTPPSIGHGSILTSPSSLPSPLLPQSSSNSVIFPNPLASIAATANALDPLSALMKHRKGKPPNVSVFETKSTSEDPFFKHKCRFCAKVFGSDSALQIHLRSHTGERPFKCNICGNRFSTKGNLKVHFQRHKEKYPHIQMNPYPVPEYLDNVPTSSGIPYGMSLPPEKPVTTWLDSKPVLPTIPTSIGLQLPPTIPGVNSYLDSPSITPLNRSPQRPSPTSSECNSLSPNINHPEPCMVTSSESQQSAQTVTTAVTKTEPVVLPPIAARTGEQPVTGQVPSPVTTSIPTLTDTSTSTSLPNPVLPAMSDQFTAKFPFGGLLESMQTSETSKLQQLVENIDKKMTDPNQCVICHRVLSCQSALKMHYRTHTGERPFKCKICGRAFTTKGNLKTHFGVHRSKPPLRVQHSCPICQKKFTNAVVLQQHIRMHMGGQIPNTPLPEGFQDAMDSELSYDEKNLETMSNYDEDFDENSIEDELDLKDIPIDSSKPLMPFSESSPASPPTVISSIAALENQMKMMDSVMTTQQFIGLKNLENGSGEYDRLSNDSSSAAGDLESQSVGSPAMSESSSSMQVLSPAHSHSESIRSKSPRAVNHEEPPELQLKTEKPDSPIPASEIEGALDLTSTNPGRPIIKEEAPFSLLFLSRERGKFKSTVCNICGKPFACKSALEIHYRSHTKERPYICTVCSRGCSTMGNLKQHLLTHKLKELPSQLFEPNFTLGPSQTTTSLVTSTAPAMIKMEVNGHTKPISLGEGSHLPAGIQVPAAPQTAMSPGITPMLAPPPRRTPKQHNCHSCGKTFSSASALQIHERTHTGEKPFGCTICGRAFTTKGNLKVHMGTHMWNNAPARRGRRLSVENPMALLGGDALKFSEMFQKDLAARAMNVDPSFWNQYAAAITNGLAMKNNEISVIQNGGIPQLPVSLGGTAIPPLGNLSSGMDRARTGSSPPLISMDKVGTDSIVNRPFTRFIEENKEIGIN, encoded by the exons atgTCTCGTCGAAAGCAAGCCAAGCCCCAGCATCTGAAATCAGACGAGGAGATCGGGACTGAGCTGCTCCCTAATAACG CAGTACCTGGGGAAGGACCAGATGATGGTGATAGCGGGAATGAAAGTCGAAGTGGAAGCGAAGAGACCAACGTTTGTGAAAAATGTTGTGCTGAATTCTTCAAATGGTCTGACTTTTTAGAGCACAAGAAGACCTGCACTAAAAACCCTCTTGTGTTAATTGTAAATGATGACATAGCAGCAACAGCTTCAGAAGAATTTCCTGAGCCCTCTCCTGCAAGCTCTCAAAGTGATCACGCAgagagtgaggctgcagatgaaatAGTTCAGGTAGAAAATAATGACATTTGTGATTTAAAAGAAACAGAAAAGGAAGAGGAACCTATGGAGGTTGAAACCCCAGAAGAAAAGAACTTTCCAAGTCAAGAAGCCTCAAACAATGCTACTCCTCTACCTCAGATAACCGATCCAGCTTCCATGACTAATTACAATATGCCAAACACTAACGTTACATTAGAGACTCTGCAAAGTACAAAAGTAGCAGTTGCACAGTTTTCACAGAATGCACGGTGTGTAGGTGGCACAAGTGCAGCCACTGCAGCTACAGCTATGGCTATTCCAATGATTCTAGAACAACTAATGGCACTACAACAGCAACAGATTCACCAGCTGCAACTCATTGAACAAATACGCAGTCAGGTGGCACTTATGAATCGTCAGAGCCTGCGTCCTCCATTGACCTCTTCAGTTCCACCACAAAATCCTCCAATTCCAGCACCCAATCAGCTGCAGAGTTTTACCACACATACGACCCTACAGTTAACACCTGTAGTCCCACCCACACTTCCAGGATCAGTACCTAGCAATCAAGCACCATCATTTGAGAACCCACAACAtacatcacagcctgcctctggagcaAGTACCCCAAATATACCATGTTCTGTCTCTTGTACACCTACTGAATCAAGCACATCTTTATCAATTAATGCTAAAGCAACATCTGTAACCCCTACCCCTGTTCCCAATACTACAACTTGCTCATCTCATTCACAAAGCTCCTCAACTCCTCCATCTATTGGACATGGAAGCATCCTAACCTCACCTTCAAGTTTGCCAAGCCCACTTCTACCTCAGAGCTCCTCAAATAGTGTGATTTTCCCCAATCCACTTGCAAGCATAGCTGCAACAGCTAATGCTTTAGACCCCCTTTCTGCTCTCATGAAACATCGTAAGGGAAAGCCACCAAACGTATCAGTATTTGAGACAAAATCAACCTCTGAAGACCCTTTTTTTAAACATAAATGTCGGTTTTGTGCCAAGGTCTTCGGAAGTGATAGTGCTTTACAAATTCACCTGCGCTCTCATACAGGTGAAAGGCCATTTAAATGTAATATATGTGGAAACCGCTTTTCCACAAAAGGAAATTTAAAAGTTCATTTTCAAAGACATAAAGAAAAATATCCCCATATTCAAATGAATCCATACCCTGTTCCAGAATACCTTGACAATGTCCCAACTAGTTCTGGAATACCGTATGGAATGTCTCTTCCTCCTGAAAAACCAGTCACAACATGGTTAGATAGTAAGCCTGTATTACCAACAATACCAACATCAATTGGGTTGCAGCTTCCTCCCACAATCCCAGGTGTTAACAGCTATCTTGATTCACCAAGCATTACTCCACTGAATAGATCACCCCAAAGGCCATCTCCCACTTCTAGTGAATGCAACTCCTTGTCACCAAATATAAATCATCCTGAGCCCTGCATGGTTACATCTTCTGAATCTCAACAGTCAGCTCAGACAGTGACTACTGCTGTTACAAAAACTGAACCCGTTGTTTTACCCCCTATTGCTGCAAGAACAGGTGAGCAGCCTGTTACTGGACAAGTACCCTCTCCTGTCACTACATCTATCCCAACTCTTACAGATACCAGTACTTCTACAAGTCTCCCCAACCCTGTGCTTCCAGCAATGTCTGATCAATTCacagcaaaatttccatttggtgggCTTCTGGAGTCTATGCAAACATCTGAAACATCAAAACTGCAACAGCTAGTAGAGAACATTGATAAAAAGATGACAGACCCAAACCAGTGTGTAATTTGTCACAGAGTCCTTAGCTGTCAGAGTGCTCTTAAGATGCATTACAGAACACATACTGGGGAAAGACCATTTAAATGCAAAATTTGTGGACGTGCGTTTACTACTAAAGGCAATTTAAAAACCCATTTTGGTGTTCATAGGTCAAAGCCACCACTAAGAGTTCAGCATTCATGTCCCATTTGTCAGAAAAAGTTTACGAATGCTGTTGTTTTGCAGCAACATATCCGTATGCATATGGGTGGACAGATTCCAAACACTCCATTACCAGAGGGCTTCCAAGATGCAATGGACTCTGAGCTTTCTTACGATGAAAAGAATCTTGAAACAATGAGCAATTATGATGAGGACTTTGATGAAAATTCTATAGAAGATGAACTAGACCTAAAAGATATACCAATTGATTCATCAAAACCACTAATGCCATTCTCTGAATCATCACCAGCCTCACCCCCCACTGTCATCTCAAGTATTGCTGCTttagaaaatcagatgaaaatgATGGACTCTGTCATGACTACTCAGCAGTTTATTGGtttaaaaaatttagaaaatgggTCTGGTGAATATGATCGTTTAAGCAATGATTCTTCATCAGCAGCGGGGGATCTGGAGAGCCAGAGTGTAGGCAGTCCAGCAATGTCTGAATCCTCTTCATCAATGCAGGTTTTATCACCCGCACATAGTCATAGTGAAAGCATAAGATCAAAGTCTCCACGTGCAGTGAATCATGAAGAGCCTCCAGAATTACAACTTAAAACAGAAAAGCCTGACAGTCCTATACCTGCTTCTGAAATTGAAGGTGCACTGGATCTGACATCTACGAATCCCGGAAGACCAATCATCAAAGAAGAGGCTCCTTTTAGCCTGCTGTTCCTGAGCAGAGAACGTGGTAAGTTTAAAAGTACTGTTTGTAATATCTGTGGCAAGCCTTTTGCTTGCAAAAGTGCATTGGAAATTCACTACCGCAGCCATACTAAAGAACGACCATATATATGTACAGTCTGCAGTCGTGGGTGTTCCACTATGGGTAATTTAAAACAACACTTACTGACACACAAATTGAAAGAGCTCCCATCTCAGTTATTTGAACCCAACTTTACTCTAGGTCCCAGCCAAACCACTACTAGCCTGGTCACCAGCACAGCGCCTGCCATGATCAAAATGGAAGTGAATGGTCACACCAAGCCGATCTCACTGGGTGAAGGTTCCCACCTTCCAGCCGGAATCCAGGTTCCTGCTGCACCACAGACAGCGATGAGTCCAGGCATCACTCCTATGCTGGCACCCCCACCACGACGAACGCCCAAGCAGCACAACTGTCACTCCTGTGGGAAGACCTTCTCTTCAGCAAGTGCACTACAGATACATGAACGTACTCATACTGGTGAAAAGCCATTTGGTTGCACAATCTGTGGTAGAGCATTTACCACAAAAGGGAATCTTAAG GTCCATATGGGGACACACATGTGGAATAATGCCCCTGCACGACGTGGCCGTAGACTTTCAGTAGAAAATCCGATGGCTTTGTTAGGTGGAGATGCACTGAAGTTTTCCGAGATGTTTCAAAAGGATTTGGCAGCTCGAGCGATGAATGTTGACCCTAGCTTTTGGAACCAATATGCTGCTGCTATCACAAATGGGCTGGCTATGAAAAACAATGAGATTTCTGTCATACAGAACGGAGGAATTCCCCAGCTCCCAGTCAGCTTGGGTGGAACTGCAATCCCACCATTAGGCAACCTGTCTAGTGGAATGGACCGAGCACGTACTGGCAGCAGCCCTCCTCTCATTAGTATGGACAAAGTGGGCACTGACTCGATTGTAAATCGACCATTCACAAGGTTTATTGAGGAGAACAAGGAAATTGGCATAAACTGA